A region from the Peromyscus maniculatus bairdii isolate BWxNUB_F1_BW_parent chromosome 5, HU_Pman_BW_mat_3.1, whole genome shotgun sequence genome encodes:
- the Ggps1 gene encoding geranylgeranyl pyrophosphate synthase isoform X2 has translation MLHNASLLIDDIEDNSKLRRGFPVAHSIYGIPSVINSANYVYFLGLEKVLTLDHPDAVKLFTRQLLELHQGQGLDIYWRDTYTCPTEEEYKAMVLQKTGGLFGLAVGLMQLFSDYKEDLKPLLDTLGLFFQIRDDYANLHSKEYSENKSFCEDLTEGKFSFPTIHAIWSRPESTQVQNILRQRTENIDIKKYCVQYLEDVGSFEYTRYTLRELEAKAYKQIEACGGNPALVALVKHLSKMFTEENE, from the coding sequence ATGTTGCATAACGCCAGCCTACTCATTGATGATATTGAAGACAATTCAAAGCTCCGACGTGGTTTTCCAGTGGCGCATAGCATCTATGGAATCCCATCTGTCATCAATTCTGCCAATTATGTCTATTTCCTTGGCCTGGAGAAAGTCTTAACACTTGATCACCCAGATGCTGTAAAGCTTTTCACACGCCAACTTTTGGAACTCCATCAGGGACAAGGCCTAGATATTTACTGGAGGGACACCTACACCTGTCCCACTGAGGAAGAATACAAAGCCATGGTGTTGCAGAAGACAGGTGGATTGTTTGGACTAGCAGTGGGTCTCATGCAGTTGTTCTCTGATTACAAAGAAGATTTAAAGCCACTGCTTGATACACTTGGACTCTTCTTCCAGATTAGAGATGATTATGCCAATTTACACTCCAAAGAATACAGTGAAAACAAAAGTTTCTGTGAAGACCTGACAGAAGGGAAGTTCTCATTCCCCACTATTCATGCCATCTGGTCAAGGCCAGAAAGCACCCAGGTACAGAATATCCTGCgccaaagaacagaaaatatagATATTAAAAAATACTGTGTGCAGTACCTGGAGGATGTAGGTTCTTTTGAATATACTCGATACACTCTGAGAGAGCTTGAAGCTAAAGCCTATAAACAAATTGAGGCCTGTGGTGGGAACCCTGCACTAGTGGCTTTAGTGAAGCATTTAAGTAAGAtgttcacagaagaaaatgaataa
- the Ggps1 gene encoding geranylgeranyl pyrophosphate synthase isoform X1, with protein sequence MEKTQEKAERILLEPYRYLLQLPGKQVRTKLSQAFNHWLKVPEDKLQIIIEVTEMLHNASLLIDDIEDNSKLRRGFPVAHSIYGIPSVINSANYVYFLGLEKVLTLDHPDAVKLFTRQLLELHQGQGLDIYWRDTYTCPTEEEYKAMVLQKTGGLFGLAVGLMQLFSDYKEDLKPLLDTLGLFFQIRDDYANLHSKEYSENKSFCEDLTEGKFSFPTIHAIWSRPESTQVQNILRQRTENIDIKKYCVQYLEDVGSFEYTRYTLRELEAKAYKQIEACGGNPALVALVKHLSKMFTEENE encoded by the exons ATGGAGAAGACTCAAGAGAAAGCTGAAAGAATTCTTCTAGAGCCCTATAGGTACTTACTTCAATTACCAG GTAAACAGGTGAGAACCAAACTTTCACAGGCATTTAATCACTGGCTGAAAGTTCCAGAAGACAAACTACAG ATTATCATTGAAGTAACTGAAATGTTGCATAACGCCAGCCTACTCATTGATGATATTGAAGACAATTCAAAGCTCCGACGTGGTTTTCCAGTGGCGCATAGCATCTATGGAATCCCATCTGTCATCAATTCTGCCAATTATGTCTATTTCCTTGGCCTGGAGAAAGTCTTAACACTTGATCACCCAGATGCTGTAAAGCTTTTCACACGCCAACTTTTGGAACTCCATCAGGGACAAGGCCTAGATATTTACTGGAGGGACACCTACACCTGTCCCACTGAGGAAGAATACAAAGCCATGGTGTTGCAGAAGACAGGTGGATTGTTTGGACTAGCAGTGGGTCTCATGCAGTTGTTCTCTGATTACAAAGAAGATTTAAAGCCACTGCTTGATACACTTGGACTCTTCTTCCAGATTAGAGATGATTATGCCAATTTACACTCCAAAGAATACAGTGAAAACAAAAGTTTCTGTGAAGACCTGACAGAAGGGAAGTTCTCATTCCCCACTATTCATGCCATCTGGTCAAGGCCAGAAAGCACCCAGGTACAGAATATCCTGCgccaaagaacagaaaatatagATATTAAAAAATACTGTGTGCAGTACCTGGAGGATGTAGGTTCTTTTGAATATACTCGATACACTCTGAGAGAGCTTGAAGCTAAAGCCTATAAACAAATTGAGGCCTGTGGTGGGAACCCTGCACTAGTGGCTTTAGTGAAGCATTTAAGTAAGAtgttcacagaagaaaatgaataa